A genome region from Clostridium pasteurianum includes the following:
- a CDS encoding dockerin type I domain-containing protein: MKRKRTIAALVAGVFLTTLMSFSATKVNAATTKESTTTTESTTGGINWMNGTKYFPLGANYAWKDWGNDFSDNGWDYRFTQIKADFDDMKSKGVNAVRWWVFCDSWAAPLFSDAKGGLCTGLPDKWVDHMEEAANYANSKNMKIYFTFTSFDVARTTNNFYHGNIIDDLKVRKSFIDNAVTPIVKQLGTNPGIMGWDVVNEPEWMISDTDGGAPNKELTTFSLSTLRSFVKDMVDCIHQYAKQPVSVGSASLKWLGEQYDFWSGLNLDFYDFHWYDWATPWFNPLKTSVDQLKVKLGKPVILGEVMPDMQNSSVKESHQQVLEQLAKNGYSGYMLWSWTDSKINCQNATAPDFANFTKAHPELNIDKTDNTLACDVNGDGVVNVLDVIALKKYLADSSFKINTVNADINNDGNINVLDLILLKRSLGK; encoded by the coding sequence ATGAAAAGAAAAAGGACAATTGCTGCATTAGTAGCTGGTGTTTTTTTAACTACTTTAATGAGCTTTTCTGCTACAAAAGTAAATGCAGCTACAACGAAGGAAAGCACGACAACTACAGAGAGTACAACTGGGGGAATAAACTGGATGAATGGTACTAAGTATTTTCCACTTGGTGCAAATTATGCCTGGAAGGATTGGGGAAATGACTTCAGTGATAATGGTTGGGATTATAGATTCACACAAATAAAAGCTGATTTTGATGATATGAAGTCAAAAGGTGTTAACGCGGTTAGATGGTGGGTTTTTTGTGATTCGTGGGCAGCACCACTTTTCTCAGATGCTAAAGGTGGATTGTGTACAGGACTTCCTGATAAATGGGTAGATCATATGGAGGAAGCTGCAAATTATGCAAATTCTAAAAACATGAAAATATATTTCACGTTCACAAGTTTTGATGTAGCTAGAACTACTAACAATTTTTATCATGGAAATATTATTGATGATTTAAAGGTAAGAAAAAGTTTTATAGATAATGCGGTAACACCTATTGTTAAGCAGCTTGGTACTAACCCAGGTATAATGGGATGGGATGTTGTAAATGAGCCTGAATGGATGATTTCAGATACAGATGGAGGAGCACCTAATAAAGAACTTACCACGTTTTCATTAAGTACTTTAAGATCATTTGTTAAAGACATGGTTGATTGCATACATCAATATGCAAAACAGCCAGTAAGTGTTGGTTCAGCTAGTTTGAAATGGTTAGGAGAGCAGTATGATTTTTGGTCAGGACTTAACCTAGATTTCTACGATTTTCACTGGTATGATTGGGCAACGCCATGGTTTAATCCACTAAAAACATCAGTTGATCAGCTTAAAGTTAAACTTGGCAAGCCTGTTATATTAGGAGAAGTAATGCCTGATATGCAGAATTCTTCAGTTAAGGAATCACATCAGCAGGTACTGGAGCAGCTAGCTAAAAATGGGTATAGTGGATACATGTTGTGGTCCTGGACTGACAGTAAAATAAATTGTCAAAATGCAACTGCACCTGATTTTGCTAATTTTACTAAAGCACATCCTGAACTTAATATAGATAAGACAGATAATACATTAGCATGTGATGTAAATGGTGATGGTGTTGTAAATGTATTAGATGTTATAGCACTTAAAAAATATTTAGCTGATAGTTCTTTTAAAATAAATACTGTTAATGCAGATATAAATAATGATGGAAATATCAATGTGTTGGACTTAATTTTATTAAAAAGATCTTTGGGAAAGTAA
- a CDS encoding glycoside hydrolase family 9 protein, which produces MKKLTACLTACFLVAAQVVPFNVSAADTNQDHNYADAFSKSIMFYEANWCGSGQENNRFKWRSACHENDGKDVGLDLTGGFHDAGDHVKFGITEAYSASTLGWAYYEFKDTFKEKGQDKYMLNILKHFTDYFLKCHTDKDTFYYQCGNGDTDHSYWGPPETQPTSRPTMFKATPGTPASDVCGSTAAALALMYINYKDIDANYANKCLTAAEELYNLGKNYKGLSQAQSYYTSSDYWDDLAWGAVWLYSATNDNSYMSDADSFLQSKNVNQYYDFNWTHCWDNVLGGVLVRRCEIGNNTDMYKKLVEKNINDWRNSIKTTPGGLKWREDWGTLRYSEAEAMMAAVYYKDTNDPDALDLAKGQVDYALGSNPANMSYEVGFGSNYPKFPHHRAASGRDETKGEKKTQPEKHILYGALVGGPNQNDVYTESIDDYQHSEVAIDYNAGFVGALAGISKYYGQGQSAEKINDPDVRDNGSVTPLKGDLNNDGVVNVLDLILFKRYLKGDTTLKVNTAVMDMNGDGNINVLDLIQLKKMLTK; this is translated from the coding sequence ATGAAAAAACTTACGGCTTGCTTAACGGCGTGCTTTTTAGTGGCTGCACAAGTTGTTCCTTTTAATGTATCAGCGGCGGATACCAATCAAGATCATAATTATGCAGATGCTTTTTCAAAATCAATTATGTTCTATGAGGCAAATTGGTGCGGCTCTGGTCAGGAAAATAATAGATTTAAATGGAGATCTGCATGTCATGAAAATGATGGCAAGGATGTTGGACTTGATTTGACAGGTGGATTTCACGATGCAGGTGACCATGTAAAGTTTGGTATCACAGAGGCATATTCAGCATCTACTTTAGGATGGGCTTACTATGAATTTAAAGACACATTTAAGGAAAAGGGACAAGATAAGTATATGCTTAATATATTAAAGCATTTTACTGATTATTTCTTAAAATGTCATACTGATAAAGATACTTTCTATTATCAATGTGGAAACGGAGATACAGATCACAGTTATTGGGGACCGCCAGAAACTCAGCCGACATCAAGACCGACTATGTTTAAGGCAACTCCAGGAACTCCAGCATCAGATGTATGTGGAAGTACAGCAGCAGCTTTGGCACTTATGTATATAAACTATAAAGATATAGATGCAAATTATGCAAATAAGTGCCTTACAGCAGCAGAAGAACTATATAATTTAGGTAAGAATTATAAAGGTCTTAGTCAGGCTCAATCATATTATACATCTTCAGATTACTGGGATGATCTTGCATGGGGAGCAGTATGGCTCTATTCGGCAACTAATGACAATAGTTATATGAGTGATGCAGATTCATTTCTTCAATCTAAAAATGTAAATCAATATTATGATTTTAACTGGACACACTGCTGGGACAATGTTTTAGGCGGAGTTCTCGTTAGAAGGTGTGAAATAGGTAATAATACTGATATGTACAAAAAGCTTGTTGAAAAAAATATAAATGATTGGAGAAATTCAATTAAAACTACTCCAGGAGGTCTTAAATGGCGTGAAGATTGGGGTACATTAAGATATTCAGAAGCAGAAGCTATGATGGCTGCTGTATATTATAAAGATACTAATGATCCTGATGCTCTTGATCTTGCAAAAGGACAGGTTGACTATGCACTTGGAAGTAATCCAGCTAATATGTCCTATGAAGTAGGATTTGGTAGTAATTATCCTAAATTCCCGCATCATAGAGCTGCAAGTGGAAGAGACGAAACTAAAGGTGAAAAGAAGACTCAGCCTGAAAAGCATATACTTTATGGAGCATTAGTTGGAGGTCCTAATCAGAACGATGTTTATACTGAGAGTATAGATGACTATCAGCATTCTGAAGTAGCTATAGATTATAATGCAGGCTTTGTTGGAGCTTTAGCTGGCATATCAAAATATTATGGACAAGGTCAGTCAGCTGAAAAAATAAATGATCCAGATGTTAGAGACAATGGATCAGTAACGCCATTAAAGGGAGATTTGAATAACGACGGAGTCGTAAATGTTTTGGATCTCATATTGTTTAAAAGATATCTTAAAGGTGACACAACTTTAAAGGTAAATACTGCAGTTATGGATATGAATGGTGATGGAAATATTAATGTATTAGATCTTATACAACTTAAGAAAATGCTTACTAAATAA
- a CDS encoding glycoside hydrolase family 44 protein — MRNRKIALAVMLMFACSTVSTSGISALADTTNDINVSIDTSAEKSAISPYVYGTNQDLSNAKVQARRIGGNRATAYNWENNSSNAGADWKNESDDYWLTNYDVPKDEYDQPASVYTTFHDKSLAMGVPYSLVDLQAAGYVAADKDSTNTPGAAPSSRWKKVEFNKPTALSLTPDTTDDTVYMDEFVNYLTNKYGKASTSKGIKGYEMDNEPTLWPNTHPLVHPDKTTCKEVVDKNTELSKAVKKVDPTAETFGPALFGFSAYNSLNDAADWKSIQSSGNYQWFIDYYLDQMKKNSDAAGKRLIDVLDLHWYPEAKGGGSRIDTGNVDITNIDCNKARMQAPRTLWDPNYTEDSWIGQWGKSGLPLIPKVKASIDKYNPGTKLAFTEYNYGGENHISGGIAEADVLGTFGKQGVYMANFWDCEKDNSYVQAAFNLYNNYDGAGSKYGDTNVKCDTSDVDNSSTYAATTSNDGSKMDIIVMNKNYNTPMNFNFNVNSDKTFTSGKVWGFDSNSSQVTQKDAISSISGNKFTYKIPALTAVHIVLNADNSVPGDLNGDKVTNVLDLITMKKYLKDSSTKIDVKAADLNKDGTINVLDLIALKKLISNK, encoded by the coding sequence TTGAGAAATAGAAAGATTGCTTTAGCTGTTATGCTGATGTTCGCATGCAGCACAGTATCAACAAGTGGTATAAGTGCTTTAGCAGATACGACTAATGATATAAATGTAAGTATTGACACTAGTGCAGAAAAGTCAGCTATAAGTCCATATGTATATGGCACTAACCAGGATTTATCTAATGCAAAAGTACAGGCAAGAAGAATTGGAGGAAATAGAGCAACAGCATATAACTGGGAGAATAATTCATCTAATGCAGGAGCAGATTGGAAAAATGAAAGCGATGATTACTGGTTAACTAATTATGATGTTCCAAAGGATGAATATGATCAGCCGGCTTCAGTTTATACAACTTTCCATGACAAATCTCTTGCAATGGGAGTACCTTATTCACTTGTAGATCTTCAGGCAGCTGGCTATGTTGCAGCTGATAAGGATTCAACTAATACTCCTGGTGCTGCGCCATCATCAAGATGGAAAAAGGTTGAATTTAATAAACCTACAGCATTATCACTTACACCGGATACAACTGATGACACTGTTTATATGGATGAATTTGTAAATTACCTTACAAATAAGTATGGAAAAGCATCAACTTCAAAGGGAATAAAGGGTTATGAAATGGATAATGAGCCAACACTTTGGCCAAACACTCATCCACTTGTTCATCCTGATAAGACTACCTGCAAAGAAGTTGTAGATAAAAACACTGAACTTTCAAAAGCTGTAAAAAAAGTAGATCCAACAGCAGAAACTTTTGGACCTGCATTATTTGGTTTTAGTGCATATAATTCACTTAATGATGCAGCTGATTGGAAAAGTATTCAGAGCAGTGGTAATTATCAATGGTTCATAGATTACTATCTAGACCAAATGAAGAAAAATTCAGATGCAGCAGGTAAGAGACTTATTGATGTACTTGATCTTCATTGGTATCCAGAAGCTAAAGGCGGCGGAAGTAGAATAGATACTGGTAATGTTGATATTACTAATATAGATTGTAATAAAGCTAGAATGCAGGCACCAAGAACTTTATGGGATCCAAATTACACTGAGGATAGCTGGATAGGCCAATGGGGTAAGTCGGGGCTCCCATTAATTCCTAAGGTTAAAGCATCAATTGATAAATATAATCCTGGTACAAAACTTGCATTTACAGAGTATAACTATGGCGGTGAAAATCATATATCAGGTGGAATAGCAGAGGCTGATGTATTGGGTACATTTGGAAAACAGGGCGTATATATGGCAAATTTCTGGGATTGTGAAAAAGATAATTCATATGTACAAGCTGCATTTAACTTATATAACAATTATGATGGTGCAGGCTCAAAATATGGAGATACAAACGTAAAATGTGATACTTCAGATGTTGATAATAGTTCAACTTATGCGGCTACAACTAGTAATGATGGAAGTAAAATGGACATAATTGTTATGAACAAAAATTATAATACTCCTATGAATTTTAACTTTAATGTTAATAGTGATAAAACATTTACTTCTGGTAAGGTATGGGGTTTTGACAGCAATAGTTCACAGGTTACTCAGAAAGATGCTATATCTTCAATAAGTGGTAATAAATTCACTTATAAAATACCAGCACTTACTGCGGTTCATATTGTTCTAAATGCAGATAATAGTGTTCCTGGAGATTTAAATGGAGATAAAGTTACAAATGTATTAGATCTTATTACAATGAAAAAATATTTAAAGGATAGTAGTACAAAGATAGATGTAAAAGCAGCAGACTTAAATAAGGATGGCACTATTAATGTACTAGATTTAATTGCTCTTAAAAAACTTATATCAAACAAATAA
- a CDS encoding glycoside hydrolase family 9 protein, which translates to MRSKKLKKIISILTMSVMMLSVGSFGSNRALADTKDSNFNYGEALQKSIMFYEFQRSGKLPTTKRDNWRGDSGMDDGKDAGLDLTGGWYDAGDHVKFNLPASYSLSMLAWSLYQNKDSYVKSGQLEYLVNAMKWCSDYLMKCNPSPDVFYYQVGDSGLDHKWWGPAEVMQMDRPSFKLDDDNPGSSVSAEAAAGLAALAADLKDSDPDYAKKCISHAENLFNFADKTRSDKGYTAASGYYSSSSFYDDLSWAACWLYLATGDKTYLDKAESYVPNWGTEQQTDIISYKWGMCWDDVHYGAQMLLAMLTNKQIYKDSVQRNLDFWTVGYDGNKVTYTPKGLAWLSSWGSLRYSMATAFLADVYSKWSGCDADKAKIYENFAKSQVDYALGSSGRSFIVGYGVNPPQHPHHRTSQSSWFDQKIVPGYNRHTLYGAMVGGPDASDGYKDDVENFNQNEPACDYNAGLVAILSSMYGKYGGDPIANFNAIEKPTNDEFHVEACVNATNDKNFEEIKAKIFNQTGWPARVTDKLSFKYFVDISELVKQGYSAKDVTVSTNYNEGAKVSQLMPWDEKNNIYYVNVDFTGTKIYPGGQSAYKKEVQFRMSAPDNANWDNSNDFSFTGMPTTPGGDLAVMKNIPVYDDGVKVYGDEPNKNITLLGDVNDDGVVNVLDILAMKKYLKDNTFKIDLKNADLNGDGQINVLDFILLKKKM; encoded by the coding sequence ATGAGATCAAAGAAATTAAAAAAAATTATATCAATTCTAACAATGTCTGTAATGATGCTATCTGTAGGCAGCTTTGGTTCAAATAGAGCTTTAGCTGATACGAAAGACAGTAATTTTAATTATGGAGAAGCACTTCAAAAATCAATAATGTTTTATGAATTCCAGCGTTCAGGTAAATTGCCTACAACCAAAAGAGATAATTGGAGAGGCGATTCAGGAATGGATGATGGTAAGGATGCAGGGTTAGATCTTACAGGTGGATGGTATGATGCTGGAGATCATGTTAAATTTAACCTTCCGGCGTCATATTCTCTTTCAATGCTTGCATGGTCGTTATATCAAAATAAAGATTCATATGTAAAGAGTGGACAACTTGAATACTTGGTGAATGCTATGAAATGGTGCAGCGATTATTTAATGAAATGTAATCCATCACCAGATGTATTTTACTATCAAGTAGGAGATTCAGGACTTGATCACAAGTGGTGGGGTCCCGCAGAAGTAATGCAGATGGATAGACCATCTTTTAAACTTGATGATGATAATCCAGGATCATCGGTTTCAGCAGAAGCAGCAGCTGGACTTGCAGCACTTGCAGCAGATTTAAAAGATAGTGATCCTGATTATGCAAAGAAATGTATAAGTCATGCAGAGAATTTATTTAATTTTGCAGATAAAACCAGAAGTGATAAAGGATATACGGCTGCAAGTGGATATTACAGCTCAAGTTCATTTTATGATGATTTATCATGGGCAGCATGCTGGCTTTATCTAGCTACAGGCGATAAAACTTATCTTGACAAAGCAGAATCATATGTACCTAATTGGGGCACAGAGCAGCAGACCGATATAATAAGTTACAAATGGGGCATGTGCTGGGATGACGTCCACTATGGTGCACAGATGCTTTTAGCTATGCTTACCAATAAACAAATATATAAAGATTCTGTTCAAAGAAATCTTGATTTCTGGACTGTCGGATATGATGGAAATAAAGTAACTTATACGCCTAAAGGGCTAGCTTGGTTAAGCTCATGGGGTTCTTTAAGATATTCTATGGCTACTGCGTTTTTAGCAGATGTTTATTCAAAGTGGTCGGGCTGCGATGCCGACAAAGCAAAAATTTATGAGAATTTTGCCAAGAGTCAGGTCGATTATGCACTAGGAAGCAGCGGAAGAAGTTTTATAGTTGGATATGGAGTAAATCCACCACAGCATCCACATCATAGAACATCTCAATCTTCTTGGTTTGATCAAAAAATTGTACCTGGATATAACAGACATACACTTTATGGCGCAATGGTTGGAGGACCAGATGCATCTGATGGCTACAAAGATGATGTTGAGAATTTTAATCAAAATGAACCAGCCTGTGATTATAATGCTGGACTAGTAGCAATACTTTCAAGTATGTATGGAAAGTACGGCGGAGATCCAATAGCAAACTTTAATGCTATTGAGAAACCTACTAATGATGAATTTCATGTTGAAGCATGTGTAAATGCTACTAATGATAAAAATTTTGAAGAAATAAAAGCAAAAATATTTAACCAAACAGGATGGCCAGCAAGGGTTACTGATAAATTGTCATTTAAATATTTTGTTGATATAAGTGAGCTTGTAAAGCAGGGATACAGTGCTAAGGATGTAACAGTAAGTACTAATTACAATGAGGGAGCAAAGGTATCACAGCTTATGCCTTGGGATGAGAAAAACAATATATATTATGTGAATGTAGATTTTACAGGGACCAAGATATATCCTGGTGGACAATCTGCTTATAAAAAGGAAGTTCAGTTTAGGATGTCAGCACCAGATAATGCTAACTGGGATAATTCAAATGATTTTTCTTTCACTGGAATGCCAACTACTCCAGGAGGCGACCTTGCGGTAATGAAAAATATACCAGTATATGATGATGGAGTAAAAGTTTATGGAGATGAACCTAATAAAAATATTACTTTACTTGGTGACGTAAATGACGATGGAGTTGTTAATGTACTGGATATTTTAGCAATGAAAAAATATCTTAAAGATAACACATTTAAAATAGATTTGAAAAATGCGGATTTAAATGGCGATGGACAAATTAATGTACTGGATTTTATATTATTAAAGAAAAAAATGTAA
- a CDS encoding dockerin type I domain-containing protein yields the protein MNKKLISIVAGISLAVTSSAGILPWKAHVSKVAAATTQTVSTQKYKWDNVKIEAGGYVPAVIFNKTEKGLVYARTDMGGAYRFDVKNNKWVSITDGFADWTLQGCESIATDPIDTNRVYIAAGLYTNDWQNENGYILSSKDKGNTWQKYELPFKVGGNMPGRNMGERLQIDPNDDKILYLGARSGNGLWRSEDYGQTWSKVDSFTDTGDFVQDSSSEYTADKVGVVWETFDPTTGTKGSPTQTIYVGTADKTGNNIYVSHDAGKTWNPIKGEPTGYLPQHGILNSEGMLYVSYNNNCGPYVGTDGEVWKYNTKTGEWTNITPPPVGDSKVGGYGGIAVDAQHPDTVIVATLNRWWPDEEIYRSTDAGKTWKPIWDWAGYPNRNLNYNLDYSKQPWLDWGKTGVTPPDPLVKLGWMMGDLEIDPFNSDRMFYGTGATLYGTDDLTNWDKGKKIDISVKADGIEECAVNDVVCPSKGAQLLSGVGDNCGFYHEDITKVPSRMMTTPTFNGASSIDYAENVPNFVVRVGDVDTSKNSQDKDCGVSYDGGKDWNSVGSNIQGVYKPGTVAVSPDAKTIVWSPAEGASPAYSTDTGASWTTCKGLPQAVKVRSDRVNPKKFYAFGGGKFYVSTDGGATFTASAASLPKTNNNIFKTVIGHEGDIWISGEKNGLLHSTDSGATFTKVSGVDDSETVGFGKSKTDGGYPAIYMNATISGTTGVFRSDDEGATWTRINDDDHQYGSPNYCITGDPNKYGRVYFGTNGRGVIYGDIDESKPPVVYGDINGDNVVNVNDLILLKKYLKDSSTKINLEAADLNGDGSVNVLDVILMKEYLSGKITKFPAASK from the coding sequence ATGAATAAAAAATTAATTAGCATTGTTGCAGGGATTAGTCTTGCTGTAACTAGTTCGGCTGGAATTTTACCATGGAAAGCACATGTAAGTAAAGTAGCAGCAGCGACTACTCAAACTGTATCAACGCAAAAATATAAATGGGATAATGTAAAAATTGAAGCTGGAGGATATGTTCCAGCAGTTATATTTAATAAAACTGAAAAAGGTTTAGTATATGCTCGTACAGATATGGGAGGAGCGTATAGATTTGATGTTAAGAATAATAAATGGGTATCAATTACTGATGGTTTCGCAGATTGGACACTTCAAGGTTGCGAGAGTATAGCAACAGACCCAATTGATACTAATCGTGTGTATATAGCAGCAGGTCTTTATACTAATGATTGGCAAAATGAAAACGGATATATTCTTAGTTCAAAAGATAAAGGTAATACATGGCAGAAATATGAGCTTCCATTTAAGGTAGGAGGCAATATGCCGGGAAGAAACATGGGTGAAAGACTTCAGATAGATCCTAATGATGATAAAATACTTTATTTAGGAGCTAGAAGCGGTAATGGACTTTGGAGAAGTGAAGATTATGGACAGACCTGGTCAAAAGTAGATAGTTTTACCGATACGGGTGACTTTGTTCAAGATTCTTCTAGTGAGTATACAGCAGATAAAGTTGGGGTAGTATGGGAAACTTTTGATCCTACAACAGGAACAAAAGGAAGTCCAACTCAAACTATATATGTTGGTACAGCAGACAAAACTGGAAATAATATATATGTCAGTCATGATGCAGGCAAAACATGGAATCCTATAAAAGGTGAGCCAACAGGATATCTGCCTCAGCATGGAATACTCAATTCAGAAGGCATGCTCTATGTATCCTACAACAACAATTGTGGACCATATGTAGGAACTGACGGAGAAGTTTGGAAGTATAATACAAAGACAGGTGAATGGACAAACATAACTCCACCTCCAGTAGGAGATAGTAAAGTAGGAGGTTACGGAGGTATTGCTGTAGATGCACAACATCCTGATACTGTTATAGTTGCAACACTAAATAGATGGTGGCCAGATGAAGAAATATACAGAAGTACAGATGCAGGAAAGACATGGAAACCTATATGGGACTGGGCTGGATATCCAAATCGTAATTTAAATTATAATTTAGACTATTCAAAACAGCCTTGGCTTGATTGGGGTAAAACTGGAGTAACTCCACCAGATCCACTAGTTAAATTAGGCTGGATGATGGGAGATCTAGAAATTGATCCGTTTAATTCAGATAGAATGTTCTATGGGACAGGTGCAACTCTTTATGGAACTGATGATTTAACCAACTGGGATAAAGGCAAGAAGATAGATATTTCAGTAAAAGCAGATGGAATTGAAGAGTGTGCTGTAAATGATGTTGTATGTCCATCAAAAGGCGCACAACTTTTAAGTGGTGTTGGTGATAATTGCGGATTCTATCATGAGGATATAACTAAGGTTCCAAGTAGGATGATGACAACACCAACCTTTAATGGTGCATCAAGTATCGATTATGCAGAGAATGTTCCTAATTTCGTTGTTCGTGTTGGAGATGTTGATACTAGTAAGAACTCTCAGGATAAGGACTGTGGAGTTTCTTATGATGGTGGTAAAGACTGGAATTCGGTTGGGAGCAATATACAGGGGGTTTATAAACCGGGAACTGTAGCAGTATCACCTGATGCTAAAACTATTGTATGGTCTCCAGCTGAAGGTGCAAGTCCAGCATACAGTACTGATACTGGTGCTTCATGGACTACGTGCAAAGGACTTCCTCAAGCAGTAAAGGTTAGATCAGATCGTGTAAATCCAAAGAAATTCTATGCTTTTGGTGGTGGAAAGTTTTATGTTAGTACAGATGGAGGAGCTACATTTACTGCAAGTGCAGCAAGTTTACCTAAAACTAACAATAATATTTTTAAGACTGTCATAGGACATGAAGGAGACATTTGGATTTCAGGTGAAAAAAATGGATTATTGCATTCAACTGATTCAGGTGCAACATTTACTAAGGTATCCGGTGTTGATGATTCAGAGACAGTTGGTTTTGGAAAGTCAAAAACTGATGGTGGATATCCAGCTATATATATGAATGCTACAATTAGCGGAACTACAGGAGTATTTCGTTCTGATGATGAAGGAGCTACTTGGACAAGAATAAATGATGATGATCATCAATATGGAAGCCCAAATTACTGTATAACAGGAGATCCTAACAAATATGGAAGAGTTTATTTTGGAACTAATGGCAGAGGTGTCATCTATGGTGATATTGATGAAAGTAAGCCACCTGTAGTATATGGTGATATAAATGGCGATAATGTAGTAAACGTAAATGACTTAATCTTGCTTAAGAAATATCTTAAAGATTCAAGTACAAAAATCAATCTAGAAGCAGCAGATTTAAATGGAGATGGAAGTGTTAATGTTCTTGATGTAATACTTATGAAGGAGTATTTGTCAGGTAAGATAACCAAATTTCCAGCAGCTTCAAAATAG
- a CDS encoding QueT transporter family protein, with the protein MKKKKLFTTKKIVLSGLVIAIYTVIMYFTQSFSFGQYQIRIATSLYSLSAIDPILIIPLGLANLISNSIMGGMGIYDIVGGCLVGIITSSVVYIMKRLKMNDIFIAIPIILGPGLLVPIWLSPTLHISYKILAASLCIGQIIPAIVGVLLLKQLKNTTVFK; encoded by the coding sequence ATGAAAAAGAAAAAACTTTTTACTACTAAAAAAATTGTACTTTCCGGACTTGTAATAGCTATTTACACAGTCATTATGTATTTCACACAGAGCTTTTCTTTCGGGCAGTATCAGATAAGAATAGCAACGTCTTTATATTCACTTAGCGCAATAGATCCAATTTTAATAATTCCTCTTGGACTTGCAAACTTAATATCAAATTCCATTATGGGCGGCATGGGCATTTATGATATTGTAGGTGGATGTCTTGTTGGAATAATAACTAGCAGCGTAGTTTACATTATGAAAAGACTTAAAATGAATGACATTTTCATAGCTATACCGATAATACTAGGGCCAGGACTTTTAGTACCAATCTGGCTGTCACCTACACTTCATATTTCTTATAAAATTCTTGCTGCAAGTCTTTGTATTGGGCAAATAATTCCTGCAATTGTAGGCGTGCTTTTATTAAAACAGCTAAAAAATACAACAGTATTTAAATAG
- a CDS encoding cohesin domain-containing protein translates to MKRNVVALVIVVCLVIVVGIGIGRTKHNAGTKKPNTVGIGKQNTVKKAPIKNSNTAAAKEENKNQNAETKVSNNEVGGMNFKISNASGKPNENVSVNINIDNLNKNVISGCQFNLTYDKNILEVASVSAGNILNDSKDNFEYKTDNGNGKIAFLYADGSKGEQLINKDGAFATVNFKIKDGSKKGKTEITFSGDKSLYNKDLKKVNVNFQNGSINVK, encoded by the coding sequence ATGAAAAGAAATGTAGTAGCTTTAGTTATAGTTGTATGTTTAGTTATAGTTGTTGGAATTGGTATAGGACGTACAAAGCATAACGCTGGAACGAAAAAGCCTAATACTGTAGGAATTGGAAAACAAAATACAGTAAAGAAAGCTCCAATAAAAAATTCTAACACTGCAGCAGCAAAAGAAGAAAATAAAAACCAGAATGCTGAAACAAAAGTGTCTAACAATGAAGTAGGCGGCATGAACTTTAAAATAAGTAATGCATCTGGAAAGCCAAATGAAAATGTAAGTGTAAATATTAATATTGATAATCTTAATAAGAATGTAATATCCGGTTGTCAATTCAATTTGACATATGACAAAAATATTTTAGAGGTTGCCAGTGTTTCAGCAGGAAACATTCTTAACGATAGTAAAGATAATTTTGAATACAAAACTGACAATGGAAATGGAAAAATAGCATTTTTATACGCAGATGGAAGCAAGGGTGAACAATTAATAAACAAGGATGGCGCATTTGCCACAGTTAATTTTAAGATAAAAGACGGAAGTAAAAAAGGTAAAACTGAAATAACATTTAGTGGAGATAAAAGCCTTTATAATAAGGATTTAAAAAAAGTTAACGTTAACTTTCAAAATGGAAGTATTAATGTGAAATAA